CCCACCATGaggaaggtaaaaaaaataccatctgAACACTTAATTTGGTTtaatttcctaaaataaaataaaataaataaaaattatcaaattttatttcattaatattgAAATTCTGGATTTTTCCTGTTTAAATTTTTGATTTTAtcatattaaattgataaaaaaaaatgataataaaatagatataaCTATTagctttttattgggccaacatccTTTCCCACTTTGGCCCCAAAAAAGCTATCAAACgccaactaaagactccatattagataaaatgtatatccgtatagatttatttaataaatattgacaTAAAATATCATGGTTATCCCATTGGTGGCTGCCAgagctgggaaaaaaataaatcataataacttAAAACCAAaccatttacataaaaataataccaaCGCAGGGTTTTATCTTCGATGTGATAAATAATAAGTTATGATTTCTGAGAGCACCTATAGTTCTGTATTAATAATGTGTaacaaagggattttttttggaTTGTCAGATCTGTATCGTAGCCCCGAGGAGATGGCTACATGGCCGGGACACCCCAGTAATCCTTTTTCAGTCGAGGGGGACCGGCACTCGGATATTTCATTGCCTAACGTGTTTGGGCCTGTTTCTGTCTATGATGAGCTGTCACGTCACGCGGTCACTGAGGCGCAGGCCGGTAAAGTACACTTTTCTTTAAACTTAAGTTGGGTCACCAAAATGAAAGAAACTTCGAGCATTTTTTGGGGAATACATACAATGACCTTGGATACGTAATCGACCCTAGCGTGAGTTTTTCCTTGATTCCCAAGGATACAACAAAATATTACCCTAAATATGCTGTTCTTATTCAGAATCTCTACCTTGTATGGTTAAGATGGATCTTCGGGGTTGAGTGTGCCCGGTGGCAATTACTCCTAATGATGGATGATGATGTGTGACGGGTGGTGAAATCCATTCCTGAccttgtataataataataataattatttaatatgttttagggTCACATGTTACAGATGTTCCATCACACCAACAGGAAAGCGTCCATCAGCACAGCCTTGCTGCGTTGTTCCCCAACAATACATTTGGTAAGGATCTTGGGCCCAGCCTGTGGAAAAATAAGTTAAGCCTAACTCTGTGGCACCATGAAAATCACGGAAGGTTTCAACCATCAACATCTTTGATGGAAACGTGATAACTTTTACCGatattgtgtgtttatggagCAAAGACTATATCGTTGGCTTGTTCTTCTACCTTCTGTAAGGCCTTGGACGTCCATTTGGTATCTACACAGGCTTTAATCCCCCTCGTGCCCGTTAATAAGTTGAACACTAATTATCGAGATGTTTCATGTTTTCTGCAGAAACACAATTCGACGTGAAGATTTATTACCGAGGAACTCTAATTAAGAGCAAGCTAGTAAAAAACCCTCGCGGATTCTGTATAACTTCGAGGCAGCAGGAAAATCCAGAAGGCTATTTGGAAGACGTGAGCTTGCCAATTCCTGTGATCAACGATCAAGTCGTAGCAAAGAAAATAACAGAGCTACTGGAGAACTTGGAACACGGAACACTGATCGAGGCGAGGGAAGGATTGATCTGTGGAACGAGAAGGGGCAAGTGCAGAAGCTACTGGAGTGTGACAGAGACCCCGGCCACAAGGCAACCCAATGCCATCGACAAGACCGACTACAGTGTTCTATATTCCATGCAGCAGTTTGTGACAGGTATCCGTGTGCATGTTTTCTTCTAGATATTGCtctaaaaaatgaaaggaaataaaaagctCTCCATTTTCTCGTCTCTGAGATAGGTCTTGCAGCTGCCACTTGTTCTCATCTGATGAGGTCCTAAGAACCTACATTGTTTTTATAGGATCCTTCAAGGGTTCTTGACCAACATTGGCAGGTTCTACCAACACAATCGCCTAGAGATGTTCAGTTTTTGGTGTAGAGTTTGTTGACCCAGAGTCACCACCCATGCAGACGTCTCCTCATGTAGGAGCGAGAATCCATCTGTCAGATGGGGAGGACACGCTAATAGAAAGTTCAGGCTTTCACACTTTTTCACCTACCTCCAAGTCTGGAATTTGACCTTTTGACCTGGAATTTGAAATACCAGCCTGTCCAGTCGCATATACGACTCAGGGGGGTTAGTTGACTTGATGGCCCCATCGATGAGTAGCTCgtttaaaagaatatttataAAGCAAAACAGACAAAACCAGAGAGTACATTAACTATAGGTccccgtgtttttttttgcggTAAAATTGATACACGCCAATCATTTCAACTCCAATGGGGTTGAAACGAGGGATACTGGGTTAGGGGGACTGGGACCTGATTAATGAACCCCATGTTGTTGAGTTgtctttatttcttgtttcagaGTTAATTGAATTCATTGAAGGCAAGAGGAAGGAATCCCCAGAATATTCTATTTGGGTTTGTCTTGGAGAACTTTGGCCAGACAACAGACCATGGAAAAAGAAACTAATTATGGTGCAAGTGAGTCCTGACATCGTTTGGCACAGCTAGAGGGGTGGTATCTGTGTTTTAATATTTCCGGGGCTATTTCCAGGGCCATATGTGAGAATAAAGCTTATTTAGTATACCGTGAACGGTAAGAAGGTGGGAGCACCTTATATCATGTAATTACTTATATTAGTTGCTTTCCTATCAGTAAATTACGGGACATACGGGGTCCTTAAAGGGATACTAACAAGTTCTACAATATGAAGGGTTTATGGGGTAAAATTCCTTCTATAAACAATCTGTAACAATAATTttaaacatgctgccactctgtccccccccccccgggtgtcttacggggccggagggggacatctatgcacatcgtgtatacaactcccggtgccggcactcagcggaagtaccggcaccggaagttgtatacgcgtattgcgtaggtgtcttccgccggccctgcaagacacccgggagtctgccctggtaagtcgggggggttaaaatgcattgtgcggacgttcaccggcaacggcgcatcgccgctgccggtgaacgtccgtgcgatgcgcttagacaacctcccgtgccggtactccccccgtggaaagtgccggcaggggaggctgtctgagcgtatcagacagtaggatgcaggtcccctgcaccgctgcgggggatctgtatcctaaccccgctgcctgcctggcgcccgggactgcatgtcccgggcgtcgggcgctagaccccgaatataggccgcacccccactttaaagacttaaagggggggaatattcgggccaatacggtatatataataatatgatatatagaatctaaaaatatataataatatgatatataatatgatatatatataataatgatagaatataaatatataatatgatgtatagaatataaatatataatatgatatatagcatataaatatatatatattctatatatattctatatatcatatcatattatatatatatattctatatatcatattatatatatatatatatatacatacatatatatgatatatagaatatatgtaATAAGATTGTTGGTAAAATGACAGTGTGAGCCAGCGAAGAACTGCACACATACGTGTTATGTATACAGAAGTGGTCTTAGATACATAACCTACCCCTCTTATTTCATTCTATATGTAGATTACCCCGGTGGTGATGCAGATGCTTCATGAGATGAGTTACCACTGCGGTGCCTCCTCGCTACACAGCGACGAGCTGAACCTGCAGATTTCcgactctctctctttctccagtACGGCTGATATGCTGCCATTGCTACGAGACATACAAGAGATGATGGATTTTGAATGAGGGAATGGATGAATTAGAACGTCGGATCATTAACACTTTGACTCCATTAAAATGTTGCTAACGAAGGCTCCTCTCGAGGCAcggattttttaatgaaatacataGGGAATAACATAGGATAATATTGGGGGGGACAAGTATTGGAGGTATCATGAGATCCATTGCTGCTTGTTTCAATGAAGTCCTCGTTTTAATGAGACCTCGGTCGAACCAGGAATGGTTATTTTTATCTGTAGTAAAGGGTGGAAGAATAGGAAGACAGGGTGATGTCATATTAATGGGGAAGGAATAAAGTATTCGTTTTTCTGTGATGTGTCCTCATAGTATGTTAAATGTCATAATAAGACACAACTGCTTGGAGGTAAAATAAAACCTGTGTCTATTCAAGAATGTATATAACCAGGTGGGTAACGAGCAAACATTACAAGGGaattcccccaaaaatatatatagatatatttatttattttttaacggtTCCAGTTTTGAATAATAGAATAAAagttctcactctgttatctgattccaatctactagacaaacaccctgataTGCTGCCATATCATAgcactccttatcatactgcctgtgggaaacaatagaatggcctTGGTCACCCAATCCGGACCCTCTGActtatgaaagtctatgggggaacggacttcattagcattgccataaagcatcagctcagtgtggtgtttgagctgggaaattcacccaaaatatcacatgactgacaacaacgacggctccaggtctgcagataaagggagtttattggaacaaaatgagataaaaccaggtttttgtcaacatCAACCaacatcactgtatacagcgctggggggttataactgtatacagtgttggggggttatattactgtatacagcgctggggggttgttactgtatacagtgctggggggttatattactgtatacagtgttggggggttatattactgtatacagcgctgggggttatattactgtatacagcgctgggggttataactgtatacagtgctggggggttatattactgtatacagcgctggggggttgttactgtatacagtactggggggttatattactgtatacagtgttggggggttatattactgttattatacaacgctgggggggttatattactgtatacagtgttggggggttatattactgttattatacaGCATTGGGGGGGTTTGTTATTGTATAAACTATATTTCTGTGTTGTACAGCCCATTGAATTTTAATGCAGTCCcagatatatttttctttggtgCTGAATTTGATTAATGTCTATGTTTGCATTTAACCAGCAATCTCAGACTCGTTAGTGAATTCGAGAGTTCAACAGGTTCAATCAATTTAACCACTTAACGGATTTGTTGTTGTACAATACAAATGTACGCTGGGAGACTATTCCAATTTAAAGCACCTCTCCCAAATTAAAACCCATtaattatatacagtaacaATATCATTAGATCATCTTTAACCAATCATCGTATTAGTATATTTTTCGGTTCGTCCAATCATATTACTTATCACATATACATAATGAAACATTAATAACTATAAGACAAGTATCTTAAAAACCGTCGGCGGATTGTGTCCCGTCCTTACGGAAAGCGGAAACtaggctaaaaaaaaagaagatgtggCTTAATAAAAAAGATCAACAACCAAAACTATAAACTCATCATCTGGTTATTAATCATAAACATTTAGAACGTGTTAGCGGAACCTTCCAACTCCACACCTCAACCCAAAGTCCCATCTCCAAATCCATGCAAGTCACCCTGATATTAGTCCAGAAGAACAAATATGATTCGTGTTCTTCAAGGGTCTTGTACTAAGATACATTGTAGCCTTTCTAGATCTTCTGCAAGTCCTTCCAGAAATAGGTCCTCATCTTCTTCTTGGTAGAGCGCCTTCAAGTGAGCTTCTTCCAACTGAGCTTTTTATTCGTATGGCTCTAGGATTCACACTCTTTCCGTAGACTTGTTCAGCGGTGCCATCTAGCTGACTGTTCTAACAATGAACTCTTCTGGTGTAATTCCGGATCCAGAGCAGACAGGGAGTGGTTTCAGGAAGTATTTGGTCTGAGAAGCGGAACTAGCTTTGTTAAAGAATGTTGCGTTGAATGGTCTTGGACTTCCACCCCCCGGTAAGTTAACACACACAGGTTTTTCATGCGTGATTTCCAATGCGATCTGGAAGGGCTACAGACAAGacttcatatacatacattcagcAGCAATAAGGATAGCATTCTAGATATAGAATTGTAATTAGTTATTGATTCATTTGTAGAATCTCAGCCAATCTCTCACCTCTTGATGGGATCGACGCCAAAGAGGTTGGTTGGGGTTCTGTTAGCCTTCTGGATTTGATACAAAAAAGAAGGGAGGGTTTTGTTGTCTATTGGTAGGATATATATAGAGAAAGGTTTTACCTACCATGGTGGTCCAACTTTTGAGTTGGGAATATAAAGTTGGGCTGTTGCCCTGCCATGTTGTGATGGACACAGTACTGGCCATTGTAACGTTTCCACTTTGGTATATTGACGTTATGATGCGCTGAGCAGTTTTCTCTTATCCTCGTTTAATTCATCTTGGTGTTACGTTGAGATCTGGCCATTgagaaaaacattatttcttgTATGCCAGATCCTAGAGgttattccccccccctttgaGTTACCGCTCCACTATTGTTAAGTAGCTGAttgttggttcaggcagcctttgtaggaAGGAGAAGGTAGAGAACTTCACGGCAGGGATTTGATAgcataatgctggctctgccacaggctgcttcCGTTCTCTGCTTCCATGATGTGGTATAACGGTAATAGCTGTGACAGACATAATTTATTAACTTTTCACTTATAGGATGATCTTGTCTCCTTTAAACATCTTTGGGTACTCTAGATTATCTTCCAGAATGAGTTTCCAGAAGCCGCGCATTATTCCCTGGCTTATAGAACAGATCGGCCGCCCGGAATATCCAGGTCTTGTTTGGTTGAACAAGGAGCGGACGCAATTCCGTATCCCTTGGAAACATGGCAGGAGAAATGACCCGATGGAGGACAACTTCAAAATATTTAAGGTAAAATATTTCTGCCCACTAAATAGAATGTAAACAGGGGTCAGTAGGGTCCATTGTGACAGCCATTCCCTGACAAGTGGAGAAGTTGAAGAACATCACCATGAATCAGGCCGTGTTGCGTATGGGACACCAGTGACCAAGCTGGGAGCCTTCGCCTAAGCACTATTGATTCACATCCCAAAATCCAGTGACCCGatagatttttgtttaaatttgatacactatatggacaaaagtattgggacacctgaccattacaccaacagggacttcgatgacatcacattctaaatacgtagacattaaaataaagttgGTCCCCCCAttgcagttataacagcttccactcttctgggaaggttttccacaagattttggagagtttctgtgggaatttttgcccgttcatccagtagagcgtctgtgaggtcaggcactgatgttggacgaggcgcccggctcgcaatctccgttccagttcatcccaaaggtgttctatGGGGTaggggtcagggctctgtgcggccggtcaagttcttccacagcaaactcatccaaccgtgtctttatggagcttgctttgtgcgctgggggcagtcatgctggaatagaaatggatcttccccaaactgttcccagtTGGAACcatagcattgtctaaaatgtcgtgatatgctgaagcattaacattaccctttactGGGGGGAAGGGACCCAAActctgatttcaataattaagaggggtgtcccgatacttttgtccatatagtgtatcttaGGGCATTGCCTAATGAAAGTAATTTacgccaataaaggtatcatctttgcCAACTACGTTAATGTTTTTCATGTTCAAGGAAGGGAAATATTATccctttttaacattaaaaaaaacgtcACTATTATAAAGTCTACATCGCAAATGTTTATTGCTGCCTTACCTCTCTTCTGTCTTTTGATTTCAAATCCCACGATAATTCATCACCGTTTATTGTGTATTCTCTCAAGGCTTGGGCCATCGCCAGCGGTGGATACGACCCCATTGAGAAACCAACAAAATGGAAGACAAATTTCCGTAATGCGCTAGTGCAAAAGCATGAGATCCGAATGATTAAAAAGAACACAACAGAAGACCCTGACAGAATATACGAAATCTTAGTGGAAGAAGCTTGTTGTGGTAAGGGTATCCAAAGAGGCCAAAAAACCTAagccaaatattattaatatattgttgTTTACACTAAATGGGTCACTGTTACAACCAATGCTTTCTATATTTGAGATTATGTACAACGGTCAAAGGTTCCATTTTATTGGGGGGGTTTCTCCTGTGATATTTAAGGGGTTAGAAATTAGTTTGACTCCCAGTATAAAACACCAAAATACTTCAgattttacttaaaatgtagCTTATTACAGCGAAGAAGGGTTCTGTACGTAGGGACTAACCACGAGGCCACCTATAGATCACCTGGAAAAGTGGTTCCATGCCGCGTCTTCTCTTAATTGTGAGCTGGGTGTCACGCTAACCCTAGCCATAGGTCGTTTTGACCTGATATTAGCCGTGATTGCTTTTAGCTCCGGgtaaaatctataaataatttaaaaaaaaaagccgggaAAAACGTTAATAAGCTCAAAAATGTAAATCGTGGGAAGATGTCCAGCGGTACGTATAAGTTGACCTAAACTAAGATGTAGGAGCAATGGTTTTCTCTGGGATGAAAAGTGAGGACAAACTGGATGGGCCCCCGCTAGCTTTCATCTTATCAATGGGAGATTAGTTAGAATTTGTGAAGCCGACCTTACCAGTTTCACACCGGTAGAGACCTCAAGTGGGATCGGCTGATGTCCACCTACTGATGGGGTCACCAGGACCCTTAATCAAGCAGCCTGTGCTACGAGGGGTGACATATcgcattataatatttattctgtatAGATAGACATGTATTCTGTCCAGGTcgacaattattattattagcttttatttatatagcgccaataattGAGAGAGGTA
This window of the Spea bombifrons isolate aSpeBom1 chromosome 12, aSpeBom1.2.pri, whole genome shotgun sequence genome carries:
- the LOC128470628 gene encoding interferon regulatory factor 3-like, which produces MDTQKPRIIPWLVEQIDSQKYPGLVWLNKERTQFRIPWKHGLRHDRSDEDVRIFEAWAIASRSYDPSKDERNPAIWKRNVRSALNRKAGIRVICDNSTNATSPHKIYEMSSGHSVEDDGTAEEVYLNSSPTSDQTCLSSPQSIISLTRNLSDDLMQMQLSHHEEDLYRSPEEMATWPGHPSNPFSVEGDRHSDISLPNVFGPVSVYDELSRHAVTEAQAGSHVTDVPSHQQESVHQHSLAALFPNNTFETQFDVKIYYRGTLIKSKLVKNPRGFCITSRQQENPEGYLEDVSLPIPVINDQVVAKKITELLENLEHGTLIEAREGLICGTRRGKCRSYWSVTETPATRQPNAIDKTDYSVLYSMQQFVTELIEFIEGKRKESPEYSIWVCLGELWPDNRPWKKKLIMVQITPVVMQMLHEMSYHCGASSLHSDELNLQISDSLSFSSTADMLPLLRDIQEMMDFE